In Acropora palmata chromosome 7, jaAcrPala1.3, whole genome shotgun sequence, one genomic interval encodes:
- the LOC141886004 gene encoding 26S proteasome non-ATPase regulatory subunit 7-like — protein sequence MPGPEEPITKVVVHPIVLLSVVDHFYRMGKVGNQKRVVGVLLGSRRKGVLDVANSFAVPFDEDDKDQTVWFLDHDYLENMYGMFKKVNARERIVGWYHTGPKLHQNDVKVNELIRRYCANSVLVIIDAKPKDLGLPTDAYVAVEEVHDDGTPTTKTFEHIASEIGAEEAEEVGVEHLLRDIKNLTAGTLSQQITNQLLSLKGLNSRLQDIRDYLDKVATGRLPVNHTIVYQLQDVFNLLPNLKLEEFVKSLSIKSNDQMLVVYVASLVRAVIALHNLINNKVANRDAERDEAGKKEEKSKEKDKDKEKDKDTKDKNAQDKDKEAKKS from the exons ATGCCTGGACCAGAGGAACCGATCACCAAAGTCGTCGTTCATCCAATTGTACTTCTAAGCGTTGTTGACCACTTTTACCGAATGGGAAAAGTTGGAAACCAGAAGAGAGTTGTCGGAGTCTTGTTGGGTTCAAGGCGAAAAGGTGTTCTTGATGTTGCGAACAGTTTTGCTG TTCCATTTGATGAAGATGACAAGGACCAAACTGTCTGGTTTTTGGATCATGATTATCTTGAAAACATGTATGGAATGTTCAAGAAAGTGAATG CTAGAGAGCGAATTGTAGGTTGGTATCACACTGGTCCAAAACTGCACCAAAATGATGTTAAAGTGAATGAGCTGATAAGAAGATATTGCGCTAACTCA GTTCTAGTCATTATTGATGCGAAGCCAAAAGACCTTGGCTTGCCAACAGATGCATATGTAGCAGTGGAGGAAGTACATGAT GATGGAActccaacaacaaaaaccttCGAACACATTGCTAGTGAGATTGGTGCTGAAGAAGCAGAAGAGGTTGGAGTTGAGCATCTACTCAG agATATTAAGAATCTTACAGCAGGAACTCTTTCCCAACAAATTACAAACCAACTTCTGTCACTTAAAGGTCTAAATTCCCGTCTCCAGGATATAAGAGATTATCTCGACAAAGTAGCAACTGGAAGGCTTCCTGTCAACCACACAATAGTTTACCAACTTCAGGATGTGTTCAATTTGCTCCCAAATTTAAAACTGGAGGAGTTTGTCAAGTCATTGTCTATTAAAAGCAATGATCAGATGTTAGTAGTTTATGTGGCCTCTCTGGTTCGAGCTGTAATTGCTCTTCACAACCTGATCAATAATAAGGTAGCTAACAGAGATGCAGAGAGAGATGAAGCAggcaaaaaggaagaaaagagcaaagaaaaagataaggacaaagaaaaagacaaagacaCTAAAGACAAGAACGCTCAGGACAAAGACAAGGAGGCCAAGAAGTCATGA
- the LOC141886012 gene encoding lipopolysaccharide-induced tumor necrosis factor-alpha factor homolog translates to MAEKPPPYPEQAQAPGFYPPQQGYNPQQPAYPFQQPGYPPQTTQYGNQPGYTNTTTTIIQQPTAVLATVSFRESPVAMTCPNCRASVVTGINYVTGTLTWLACLGLCVIGCDGGCCLIPFCLDSMKDVEHVCPSCGTQVGVYRRM, encoded by the exons ATGGCTGAAAAACCACCACCTTACCCGGAACAAGCACAAGCTCCTGGTTTCTACCCGCCACAGCAAGGCTACAATCCACAGCAACCGGCCTATCCATTTCAGCAACCTGGATATCCTCCTCAAACGACTCAGTATGGAAATCAGCCAGGCTATACAAACACAACAACCACCATTATTCAACAACCCACTGCAGTGTTGGCAACGGTTAGTTTTCGAGAATCGCCAGTGGCCATGACTTGCCCCAACTGCCGAGCTTCTGTAGTAACAGGCATAAACTACGTAACTGGTACCTTAACTTGGCTTGCTTGTCTTGGTTTGTGCGTTATAGG ctGTGATGGCGGATGCTGTTTAATTCCGTTTTGCCTCGACTCCATGAAAGATGTCGAACATGTCTGTCCATCTTGCGGAACTCAAGTTGGCGTGTACCGCCGAATGTGA
- the LOC141886000 gene encoding uncharacterized protein LOC141886000: protein MSDFRLLLLDISNEITNADLAKLKFLCEDVIPARTSEGISQPFQLFSELEQRNLLSEQKRDFLASKLSDVNRIALRNKLLGIQDDTPVNAMLGQEQTQPVRQVIPRNFQNTPVPRALCHDLAEDVSTSWKMLSRRLFIPEAVIRNIDSENHRVVEKCIVMFNEWKSRQCDNATVRVLREALEKIGRRDLSEKVRDEMQALRQRNLQLAERELAPGNNDREGVPGEERQPFPRLYEMQSALSNIRRWEPPLPTIRSGSGGAQEHVEPSTTPDSTSSPTRVPREPLSHEASIEGGSHETDFTDHGPGVDEPLPTGTQVTSLRSELGLNRDGAFLDPEKYDPIQHLGTGGFAEVYLVKERKTDKKTACKMFDLRENHKDIQKKTKMVHDEVRNLSAVKHKFIVEFYCAEECRNTFLIFMEYMEGGAMDKLLREKGRIEEPMVQKFTKQLLVAVAFLHNNRIIHKDIKGANILLDKHQENIKLADFGICTKMNTLKTATGGLVTKNNIASFHWTSPELLTNKPFGRNTDIWSVGCTVIEMLTTMPPLLDPESEELDYNQKTYKIANLEVEPPNSCSSLAFGFLVRCLSSREKRPEASELLETDNFVKQVPL from the exons ATGAGTGATTTCAGGCTTCTTTTGTTGGATATTTCCAACGAGATAACAAATGCAGACCTAGCAAAGCTCAAGTTTCTGTGTGAAGATGTAATTCCGGCTAGAACTTCAGAGGGAATAAGCCAGCCATTCCAATTGTTCAGCGAATTAGAGCAACGGAACTTGTTGTCAGAACAAAAGAGAGATTTTCTTGCTTCTAAACTGAGCGACGTAAACCGCATAGCCCTAAGAAATAAGCTATTAGGAATTCAAG ACGATACACCAGTCAATGCCATGTTAGGCCAAGAGCAAA CCCAACCTGTTAGGCAGGTGATTCCACGCAATTTCCAGAATACTCCTGTTCCTCGTGCCCTTTGTCATGACCTTGCAGAAGATGTCAGCACTAGTTGGAAAATGCTAAGCAGACGTCTTTTCATCCCTGAAGCTGTTATAAGAAACATTGATAGTGAAAATCATCGTGTTGTTGAGAAGTGCATTGTTATGTTTAATGAGTGGAAAAGTAGACAATGTGACAATGCAACAGTTAGAGTATTGAGGGAAGCTCTTGAGAAGATAGGAAGGAGAGATCTTTCAGAAAAAGTCAGAG ATGAAATGCAAGCTTTAAGACAAAGGAATTTGCAATTGGCTGAGAGGGAACTTGCCCCAGGAAATAATGATAGAG AAGGGGTCCCAGGTGAGGAAAGGCAGCCCTTTCCAAGGTTATATGAAATGCAATCAGCATTATCTAACATAAGAAGATGGGAACCACCATTGCCTACAATCAGAAGTGGATCGGGTGGAGCGCAAGAGCATGTTGAACCAAGTACCACACCTGACTCAACAAGTTCACCCACACGTGTACCCAG GGAACCACTGTCTCATGAAGCATCAATTGAAGGAGGTTCCCATGAAACAGACTTCACAGATCATGGCCCGGGTGTGGATGAACCTTTGCCAACCGGCACTCAGGTGACATCTTTAAGATCAGAGCTTGGCTTGAACAGAGATGGGGCTTTTCTAGATCCTGAGAAGTATGATCCAATCCAACATTTGGGTACTGGTGGTTTTGCTGAG GTTTATCTggtaaaagaaaggaaaacagataaaaaaacTGCTTGTAAGATGTTTGATCTTAGAGAAAATCATAAGGATATTCAAAAG aaaacaaaaatggtgcATGATGAAGTTAGAAATCTTTCCGCTGTAAAGCACAAATTTATAGTGGAGTTTTATTGTGCAGAGGAATGTCGCAacacttttttaattttcatggaATACATGGAAGGG GGTGCAATGGACAAGCTTTTAAGAGAGAAAGGACGAATCGAGGAGCCAATGGTCCAAAAATTCACGAAGCAGTTACTTGTTGCAGTTGCTTTTCTACACAACAATCGTATCATACACAAGGACATTAAAG GGGCTAATATTCTGTTGGACAAGCATCAGGAAAACATAAAACTTGCAGACTTTGGAATATGTACTAAAATGAAT ACATTGAAAACAGCCACAGGAGGATTGGTTACCAAAAACAACATTGCTTCATTCCACTGGACAAGTCCTGAACTGCTTACTAATAAGCCATTTGGAAGAAACACTGACATATG GAGTGTTGGTTGTACTGTTATAGAAATGCTAACTACAATGCCGCCTTTATTGGATCCCGAAAGTGAGGAGTTGGACTACAACCAAAAAACGTACAAGATTGCAAACCTGGAAGTTGAACCACCAAATAGTTGCTCTTCTTTAGCTTTCGGATTCCTTGTTCGATGTCTAAG CTCCAGAGAGAAGCGCCCAGAGGCTTCTGAATTGTTGGAGACTGATAATTTTGTGAAACAAGTTCCTCTCTAA